AAAGATAGAGAGAGAGTTCTTAATGATTTAAGAAGCATGAAACCAAACACTAGATTTTTATATGTAACACCTGAACAGGCTGCTACAGGTACATTTAAATCTCTGATGGAGCATCTTGTGAAATATAAAAAGCTGTCATATGTTGTTGTTGATGAAGCTCATTGTGTCAGTGAATGGGGCCATGACTTTAGACCAGATTACTTAAAACTAGGTAATCTCCGAGAACAATATAAAAGTGTACCATGGGTTGCCCTTACAGCTACTGCAAGTGCTGAAGTGGCAAAGGATATATTATCTAATCTCAAGCTGTTATTACCTGTGGCACAATATAAAACACCAAGTTTCAGAAGAAATTTATTCTATGATGTGATTTATCAAAACTGCATAGATGATGAAGTGGGCCACTTAACGGAATTCttgaaaaaaagtttaaaagaagaaaatgaaaatgtcaaacctgtaagattaaaaaaaagtatttttcagttCAGTCACCTGTCCTCACATATTACCTAATaactatattatgttttattacagAAAGATAAAAATGCTGCTATAGTTTATTGTCGAACTCGAGAACAAACTGAAGATTTAGCCAATATGTTGAGTAAAAGAGGTTTAATGTCTTTAGCTTATCATGGAGGTAAGCAGTTTAAAATGTgcttaatataaaaaaggagGTATACAAAACATATGAATTGTActacctacattaaaaaaaaaaatgtttcctgATTTGATAACTTTTAAACTTGTATGTAATGCATGTCTATAATACAACATATCAGTGTGATAAAGTTATTGTAAATACATTTAGTAATcatgcaaacatttttttcacaggGTAGGtaacataaattttaaaatcatcagGCTTTGTCAGgtctaaaaaaacaataacttatttTCATATTCAGTGTCTAAGGGTTAGTCTGAGGATCTGTTTAGTGGTCTAGTATTTATATTATCTTAAAAATGTCTTCTGAAAATTCTAGGTATGAAATCTTCAGAACGTATATCAGTTCAAGAAAAATGGTCACAGGGCGAAGTACCTTGCGTGTGTGCAACGGTGTCGTTTGGCATGGGAGTGGATAAAGCGAGCGTGCGCGCCGTTGCCCACTGGGGTATCGCCCAAAATGTCGCCGCGTATTATCAAGTAAGAAACTTTTGCTATTCcaatattgtgttttaaaaatatctacctatttaattataataattgtacctaTTACTTCTTGCTGCAAACTTAAaattgatacaaatatttttcgtATGTCCTACACAACAGTGTCATGTAAATGTGTCTATAGCTACCTCAATGTTTAAACAACAGGAATCTGGTAGAGCTGGTCGAGACGGCAAGCCAGCTTTTTGCCGTATTTACTACTGCCGCAGTGAACGCAATGCTGTTGATTTCTTACTCAAAAGTGAAGTAGGGCGCTCTAAAACACCTGAGCAAAAAAATAGGTGTAAGGTCGCCTACAAAAGCTTTGAAGTTATGGTGAAATATTGCGAAGATATCAAGTAAGTTATTGTACATATTCATTAATGactgtcataaaaaaattatacactATATATTCTTAATGATGTTTAGGTGTCGTCATAAGGTTTTTGCTGAGTATTTCGGTGAGGAGATTCCGAAGTGTGGCGGGCGATGCGACGTGTGCAGCGACGAGCGCAGCGTGCGGCGCGCCCTGGACCAGCACCAGCGCCGCGCCTCGTCGGCACAGCTACGCTCCGGCGGACTCGTTGTTAACCAGGACGTGTCAGACCTCTACGGGGAAGGCCGACTGGGACAGAAAAAGTAAAcgtttttattactatttcataaaaaatatctatgtcaCTTTGTGATTGATAACTACCAGTTATTTGATTACATAACAATTAGATACTCACTACTCAGTAATTGAGTTTTCATATTTTACTGGCATTTTAGGGAAGTTGAGTCATATTATGGAGGAGACAGTGGTGATTCCGATGGTGAAAGTAACCGTCGTAGAATTGCGCAGGAAACGAAATCTCTTATAATGCAAGAATTTGCTAATAGGAAAAAGCGAACTGAAGATAAAAAATCTAGTAATGATGCGGAATCTGCCAAACATTCGAAATGTAAAGCTGCTGAAAGTACACCCAATAAAGTAAGTATGggataaaatatgtaaaacctCATTTGTTGTTTTTACTTCAAACCTATAAACGTCGTAAGAACTTCGTCGTTTGacaacttatattttttatatggttgCTCATTACGTACGTCATTCTAATCAATTTACAGTTATCTAATTCATTATTCTATTTAGGTATTTACTGTAACTTTaattggaaaataatatttgttttaggtTAATGGGTTAACAGTAGCGAGCCGAGATGGCTATCTCGTATTACTTACCGATgccttaaataataattttcatagcACTAAGGACATTGACCACTTCGACAAGCCGCTTTCCAAAAACGACATAGAGCAGTGCGCTATAGAACTGGAGTACGAAGCATTCTCGTGTAGTACGGTCATAAGTTTGTACAGGCGAGCGATGTCCAAGTTGGTGAgaaattaattctaaaaatCCTTAATTTCAGCTTCAACGTGCAattttaacaatacaataatcacTATTTTCAGATATCTTCCGTAAAAGCATGCAAGGACCATATTTATCCACAGTTAAAAGAGTTTGAGccgaaaaaaaataacacactcAGGGAATTTGTTAAAGAATATGAGCAACAGAGAGCAAAAAACGGTTTTATTACTGCATCACAATTAGGTAAGTTTTTGCACTCTAAACAGTGTTATATGTACTGGTAACACAAGTGGCTTCTGTAAATTTTTAACTGTATCACTGTTTTAAcacattttagttttttcagaactggaaaataaaaaagaaattcaatTATCTAAATCCGataaagaaacaaaacgaaaagcaaactctTTTAAGAGAGACCTTATGACACAGACAAAACTAAAAAGCTTCTTTGTTAAATCATCAAAGGAATCTTCTAACAATAGTCCTAATGAAAGTGATGATGATGCAAATGGTCTCGTTATTGATGAAAATAGTGGAGACAGAAGAAACAGTGAAATCAACGATTCGAACACAAACAGTAATGATACTACACTTAAGTTAAAAGAAATCAATGATGAAGTTGCCAACACTGATGACAATCAAACTATAGGTGTCCAAGGCGAACCAGCAGACGTTGACAAACACTCGTCCGATCATGAATCTGATACCTTCGtgattaatattacattaaaggGTATACCAAAAACCAATAAAGAAAACGTTAAAGACAATGAAACGGATGAACAAGATACTactaaaaaaattgaaaaagtaaaaaatgacCCTAAAGTGCCAATGAAAACCGATCGTAAAACGAATAAAGGTAAATCTCCATcaaaaaggaaaattaaagCCCTGTTTGGGGAATCTTCCGATAGCGATAGCGAAACTAGGCCatctaaaaaaattaagacaagCCACAGCAAAAgcaatcatataaaaaaaccgTCTACGAAAAATAGTGTCAAGGAATCAAACAATCAAGTTCCTAAGACAAATGGCACTTCTGTGGAACCTGCGTCATTATTTGGGCAATCAGATGATGAGTCTGAAAAAGAATTAGTAATCGACGACGGTACTGATTATAACATTAACAAAAGTGCAGAAGAAACTTTAGTACTTAGCAATGTTAACGATGAGAATGATGAGACGAAAAGCAATCAGGACTCTACTATTGAAGAAAATAAATCTAACAGTTCTGGAGGGTCGCTTCAAGTCGATAGTGAAGATATGAACTTGAATAAAGCTCGTAAACTAAGCCTAGAAGCAGACGCAATAATGCAAAAACTATTGAAGTTTAAAGATCTGCCACCTGAACCTGAACTCCCTGAAAATGAATCAAATATTGAGAAAGACCTGGAGGAAAAATTACTGTCCTCTTCAGCACCACctaaaattaaggaaaaatatgaATCTAAACACAAACTTAgcttaagtaaaaaaaataaaattgaacgaAAGACAAAGGAGGCCTCAAGggaaaaacacaaaaacgagAAATCACATCACAAAGAAAGTAAACACAAGATCAAAAGTGATGTGACTAAAGATAACCAAGCTACTACAAAAAAGGCCGAAAAGGTAGATCTTGCCAGTCTTGTGGTTAAACTGCTTATGCCATAttataaaaagaagaaaataagcAGTCGTGACCTATTTAAGACTACTGCACGACATATTGTTCATCAATTGCTGGCAATACAAGTGACAGGTGAGTGATAAGATTTTATTAGAAGTCTACaatgaaagttatttattttgtagatcCACTTATATTTAGCTAATCtacttacaacttaaaaattagGCCACGTTTAGcgacaaaaataatgtttaatgactcaaaaatgtatattttttatttcagaagaAGCAGCTATTGATCTGTTGTTAAAGAAAGCTTTTgggaaagaatttaaaatagaaaacgaAAGTGACTTAGTAGTTAAGTTAAATTTGAACAAtgttgtataatttaataatttattaagtttgaaatccttacaataatattgttattcttGTACACatgcataattaatttaaaataaatgctcaTATTGCGTGTTTTTAATTGAGGTTTATCTTTTAGCAAACGCCTTTATCTTCAACTTCTTACACGTGTATTTCATAGGAATGGAGTGAACCTAAGCGTATATTCTCTGGAGAGCTATGCTAGCTATGTTCTTGATAGGCAGAGGCAATAGTCGCTGCGGCTCAACTTGTTCAGGGTATTCCATTCTGCAGATTGACCACATGTATTTCTCGAATAAAGCCTCtgttataattgttatttattttatactactcGTAGCTGATGCTAGCGACTGCGCTCGcatggattacggactttgttactagtaaaaaaaagtagcttaagttactccctagtatatcagctacctgctaataaaagtacccttaaaATCGGATCGATttgccagaacaaacagacagacaaaaattgtaaaaactataataataatgtatgtatcgTATTTATATTCTTATGCATGTAGTAATGTACTATTACaaagaaatttaatttagtacctactacAAAGacacactccaattttatttccTACTTCCTATAGCAGCCAATATGTTACAATAAGTAACAAAATAGCAatgatgtttttaaatattctttttttatcgGGAAGGAAACACATTAACAACATAATACATTTAACTAGCATGTATACAGCTAgaggatttaaataaaacagtttagtTAGTTTTGCATTTTTAATACTCACAATCtagatacaataaatattaaatgactgATGATTAATATGATTACACTATGAATATGACTAGAATAAATCGAGatctacaaacatattttatatacttaaatccgttaattttttatcgaaactCATCTCACGATCTTAGAATAAACTGttaaaaaatttataatttacaatttagagtaaaatgtagtaaacgttattcgtaattATTGATCTTTATAAGACATCAAAATCCAAAATATCAAGAATTTTTAGATTAACATCACATTTAGGTACTTATCACAATAATTGTATACAttccataattatattataatcttattaatttgattaataattttgagCTTACTTAAATATGGAGATATGAAAATACATCgatatgaaaaaagaaatagctAAGTGTTAAGCTCTGAAAGAgttggtaatattattttataagggGTACTTCAATGATACGTTTCTCATTGCCATTAAATAACAATCAGGAGCAGGCGCTCCTTATGAAAAATTAATAGcaattacttacttttttaactGAGCCTATACCCCAGCCAGTACATTTAATACTActaaggacatcgggcgttttttacccgattttttaaaagtcgcgaacataaaccaaaacatttttaaatgaaagtgtttgcaatcatatttaatattgtgtagttattttgattcacaataatgggaaaatggaaataattagtaaaatgaaaatgatattttaagttgactatttttcctaattactaaacgaccgctcagtaagttaaaatatcactccgtggtatttttgtaaacccaatcagactaaatccgtcaagttgatgtgcatgtttcgttctcactctcgcccatagtcctaaaactggtatacatatgttgcgctcgcgcaggtagctagcttatcttactacatcgcagtccttcgtcatcatcatcgcagtccttcgccaaaagttaagagaaaaatatgttgttttaattatttttgattccctttttcctcttcaattattgcccaaaaacatttataaatattttttaaatgtccaatttctccttattgccacgacccacagatatgggaactataccattgtgaactagatttaattgcctatccaccgtacctaattttatttttgttcgccgtaggtaagtgtcccatacaaaaatgcccgatgttctttgtgtcattaataatagttaagtattatgtaggtatattaaagttacttgttattttttataattcgtAGAGTTCTGTTTTAATGGTATGCTCACAATCGACTCTACTGCgcaaacgaaataaaatacaaacacgcAGGCGCAATATTGTGTAATGAAATAACGTacattacttacataattatttatgttgtagATCACGTGTTATTTTAGAAAGCTTAGCATGGTACTCTTTGGCAATTAAGAGCCGGTTTAATAgcaatataggtacctaaaatgcCGAAACAATACACTTAGTACTTTCCTCTTTTCTTTATCGTTTACAACTTAACACTATTTCTCATTTAATTTTTGAGAACTTTATTGTGACACCACATAATCTAAATACTTACTAGTTTATATATTAGGTATGTGTTTCAATCATCCATACAGCATTGATCTAAcataaaacgatttattttcTGCGCACATCTACAAAAAGGTtgtgataattattttgaatcaGGAAATTACCTACTAAGTATAAATCTACGGTGAATTAATTACGATGTCACTCGATCCCGGTGTTTGTGCTGATTGGCAGAAAACTTGAATTGTTGAAATAACACTGGTCTGGTACTGGACACAAGTAGACAAAACGTCTATTTATACTGTCGGGCGCGTGGTCGAGCCCTGTAGGTGTAGCTTTTACTAGCCTTCGGGGGTTCGGGGTGGGGCTGAAATAAACAATCCAATTTTAGGCTGCTGATACCTTGACATTTGACATCAtctgaaaacataatattacacataTGCATAGCCTCATGCCTGTTTCTCATGGTtaagcagagactatggaacgccaattgctacgaatcttacatacgtctttcgcttcatcaacagtcattattctctaacctaacctaattttaatagataaactatgaacattttaatttaccatcaaatatcttgttttacaattttacttGAATAAGCTGCTCATGGGTTACAAGGTGAATAGTAATAATAaggtattatgtataaataaaaaacaatattcttcTTACAGTCAGGTACTAAATTATACTTTAGCACCATTagcacaaaaaaatatttttagagcaCCTGTAGCTACATACTTTCttgtatacagggtgactggtgagataccttcaatatttgaggacgagatagtatgcgaacatatatcatgaaataaaaaaggaaatattaaataacttcttagtaaacGTCGTACACAGTACAACGAGagttcagtttttatttatttaactgcggaatactTGGACACCGCGCTGACGCACGGGTCTCGCAGTGCGCTAtcaacacagaatacatagATACACTACACTGTACATTGTAAACAGTGCGGCGAGCTTAGGGAGTATAATATCcaaatttcacttatttttagagacatttctataaaaaattaagcacctattttttttttatatcaagttaacgagaatcgagtaccgagtactctccataaatattgaaggtatctcaccagtcatacggtataaaaaaatcgttacgTACAGTGCACCTGCACAATTCTtttcagagggcttagtacgagtttgttttacatgtAACGAGATCccaacgagagcgcgttcgatacccaactaacaattttgccctataaccaaaccttatatctcaaaaaagctgggtaaatgatgtataaaggttttggtggtgactgattgttgtgtaaaagcgtttgacaacacagtttggctctataagtttatatagcaaaaacgacctattaatagttgatgtaaaggtttacttcacgactttatatagctgttatagtcaggcgttatagcaacctccattgtgactagtatacaacgattgaacttcataacagttttaactgtcaccctaatgcgcctaatttgcgcaataaaggttcgaaacgaactcTTATGTGTCGTTTGTgaaagtagagatgacaactcaggaataggacgatattgcgatattgagggttttaagatcatcgttacagtacacagtaatatagtgggcacaaaaagtctacatcggagtgatttggtgatacagctgagtttcaaattatatttatatagcttaattgtcttataaagggttgttaatgcccattatagctgtagtgataaacttatatcacaaatacactttttagaagaagattgtttttttataactattatagttcctctattacacaacagtactataacggagatcttatgtgttttaaaacattattattgtgtataaaggtaggctagcaatgcttttaaatgataattccgttttgtaaaagcacttctatcgctcttctacaacaatattgacattttgatacagtgtaattaatgcgacaatatttttataaattataagagaAATGGATTTAGAAGCTTGGCAACGATACAAACGCAGTGGGACTTATAGACGAGAAGTGAAAAGACAATATGAGGAAACAACAAGAAGCACTCAAATTTGTTGAAGACCcaattatagaaaatggttccgtacaaaatacagttcacgtcagtgatgaaatggagaataattcatttgtggacagcgattccaggtgtgacagtttttcagattgtttgattgattcaactgaagaaaaaaaccagcaactacgagatggtttgaagcattgggctattaattataatatttcacacgaagcaataaaaagtttGATAGTACTAATAAACGATCGAATACCAAATACATTGCGTGCAGATCCACGAACgctttttaatacagaaaaatcTGTCACTACTCAGCCCGTGGGAAGTGGATGGTACTGGCACAACGGCTTGACAAAAACACTGAAATGCTATCTAgaaatgattaataaaagtatatctTTAATTTCACTCAATATAAACATAGATGGACTGTCTGCttttaaaagttcaaaattacAGTTATGGCCAATTTTGTGCGTCCCGTGACGAACGTCCATGAAATATCAAAACTAAGACccattgtaatattgtaaagtttaaaaaagtattcatcatatttatggaataaggacaaaaaataaaacaaaaataacaaacaagctcaaaaggaaccctaatttcatgtaatggtggatttaatctatcataatgagtactatagtagagttaaggaagctggaactatgtttataacttaaaataagaaattattttagtaaaagctcgttaattcgaagggggcattcaaatatgtcgtaaatccatacatagtttatcagtaaaattacagtcgcacaacattttcctcgtaagagacgaataattcgattaagtacaaaataatatcttgctCATCACGATACCACGATacgtcacttttcttatttttttatttctcttctaaaacactgagacacagcagcgacgtgaacgaatgtaaaatgaatgaatgatgaattttagtgatgtaatggaatcatgaactcttttacagtacccaaaaacactttagtagtgctgcggtggcttatatatcaccAAATAGAGATTGCGTTACTGTAACATCAACTGCAACGGgccaaaattgtcatgcctgatacccttatagttctactttaacactgaatg
This genomic window from Spodoptera frugiperda isolate SF20-4 chromosome 28, AGI-APGP_CSIRO_Sfru_2.0, whole genome shotgun sequence contains:
- the LOC118265310 gene encoding ATP-dependent DNA helicase Q5, coding for MDNVTEKLFQCFGHRKFKSELQERAIRAIARGVHDVYVSMPTGSGKSLCFQLPAMLQDNKVAIVFSPLLALIKDQIDHLSKIKINAESINSKMTSKDRERVLNDLRSMKPNTRFLYVTPEQAATGTFKSLMEHLVKYKKLSYVVVDEAHCVSEWGHDFRPDYLKLGNLREQYKSVPWVALTATASAEVAKDILSNLKLLLPVAQYKTPSFRRNLFYDVIYQNCIDDEVGHLTEFLKKSLKEENENVKPKDKNAAIVYCRTREQTEDLANMLSKRGLMSLAYHGGMKSSERISVQEKWSQGEVPCVCATVSFGMGVDKASVRAVAHWGIAQNVAAYYQESGRAGRDGKPAFCRIYYCRSERNAVDFLLKSEVGRSKTPEQKNRCKVAYKSFEVMVKYCEDIKCRHKVFAEYFGEEIPKCGGRCDVCSDERSVRRALDQHQRRASSAQLRSGGLVVNQDVSDLYGEGRLGQKKEVESYYGGDSGDSDGESNRRRIAQETKSLIMQEFANRKKRTEDKKSSNDAESAKHSKCKAAESTPNKVNGLTVASRDGYLVLLTDALNNNFHSTKDIDHFDKPLSKNDIEQCAIELEYEAFSCSTVISLYRRAMSKLISSVKACKDHIYPQLKEFEPKKNNTLREFVKEYEQQRAKNGFITASQLELENKKEIQLSKSDKETKRKANSFKRDLMTQTKLKSFFVKSSKESSNNSPNESDDDANGLVIDENSGDRRNSEINDSNTNSNDTTLKLKEINDEVANTDDNQTIGVQGEPADVDKHSSDHESDTFVINITLKGIPKTNKENVKDNETDEQDTTKKIEKVKNDPKVPMKTDRKTNKGKSPSKRKIKALFGESSDSDSETRPSKKIKTSHSKSNHIKKPSTKNSVKESNNQVPKTNGTSVEPASLFGQSDDESEKELVIDDGTDYNINKSAEETLVLSNVNDENDETKSNQDSTIEENKSNSSGGSLQVDSEDMNLNKARKLSLEADAIMQKLLKFKDLPPEPELPENESNIEKDLEEKLLSSSAPPKIKEKYESKHKLSLSKKNKIERKTKEASREKHKNEKSHHKESKHKIKSDVTKDNQATTKKAEKVDLASLVVKLLMPYYKKKKISSRDLFKTTARHIVHQLLAIQVTEEAAIDLLLKKAFGKEFKIENESDLVVKLNLNNVV